The Oceanimonas doudoroffii genome includes a region encoding these proteins:
- the nhaA gene encoding Na+/H+ antiporter NhaA, translating to MSHVLKRFLAMESAGGILLIIAALIAMLMANTGLSGMYQEFLNMRIQLRISDLNLDKPLLLWVNDGMMAVFFLLVGLEVKREMVEGALSTREKAMFPALAAIGGMVFPALWFMLLNLGEPANQSGWAIPAATDIAFALGVMALLGKRVPLTLKVFLLALAIIDDLGAIIIIALFYNHGVDVTAMAVGALGIAGLVWLNRARVCNLVPYLLLGWIIWVAVLKSGVHATLAGVILGFLIPLYGHRFSPSKQLEHFLHPWCAFVILPLFAFVNAGVSLEGLSLADLTSALPLGVMVGLLVGKPMGIFLVSWLSVRLGYAQLPAGVCFRQVFAVSVLCGIGFTMSIFISSLAFADQVQLANLSRLGILMGSTVAAVAGYVMLRRVLPQKESQRRKVSVHTQLV from the coding sequence ATGTCGCATGTGCTTAAACGCTTTCTGGCCATGGAATCGGCCGGCGGAATACTGCTGATTATCGCCGCCCTGATCGCCATGCTGATGGCCAATACCGGTTTGTCCGGTATGTATCAGGAATTCCTTAATATGCGCATTCAGTTGCGCATCAGTGATCTCAACCTCGACAAGCCGCTGCTGCTGTGGGTCAACGACGGCATGATGGCGGTGTTCTTTTTGCTGGTGGGTCTGGAGGTCAAGCGCGAGATGGTGGAAGGCGCGCTCTCCACCCGCGAAAAGGCCATGTTTCCGGCCCTGGCCGCCATCGGTGGTATGGTGTTTCCGGCGCTGTGGTTTATGCTGCTGAACCTGGGGGAGCCCGCCAACCAGAGCGGCTGGGCCATTCCCGCCGCTACCGATATCGCCTTTGCCCTGGGGGTGATGGCGCTGTTGGGCAAGCGGGTGCCTCTTACCCTGAAGGTCTTTCTGCTGGCGCTGGCGATCATCGATGATCTGGGGGCCATCATCATTATCGCCCTGTTCTACAACCACGGTGTTGATGTGACCGCCATGGCGGTGGGCGCACTGGGCATCGCCGGTCTGGTCTGGCTGAACCGGGCCCGAGTGTGCAACCTGGTGCCCTACCTGCTGCTGGGCTGGATCATCTGGGTCGCCGTGCTCAAGTCCGGCGTGCACGCCACCCTGGCCGGGGTGATTCTTGGCTTCCTTATCCCCCTTTATGGCCACCGCTTTTCGCCCTCCAAGCAGCTGGAGCACTTCCTTCACCCTTGGTGTGCCTTTGTGATATTGCCGTTGTTTGCCTTTGTGAACGCCGGCGTGTCGCTGGAAGGACTGTCCCTGGCGGACCTGACCTCGGCGCTGCCCCTTGGCGTGATGGTGGGATTGCTGGTGGGTAAACCCATGGGCATCTTCCTGGTGAGCTGGCTGTCGGTACGGCTGGGTTATGCCCAGTTGCCGGCGGGGGTGTGTTTTCGTCAGGTCTTTGCGGTATCCGTGTTGTGTGGCATCGGTTTTACCATGTCGATCTTCATTTCGTCGCTGGCCTTTGCGGATCAGGTCCAGTTGGCCAATCTCTCGCGGCTGGGCATTCTGATGGGCTCTACCGTGGCGGCGGTGGCCGGTTATGTCATGCTGAGGCGGGTACTGCCGCAAAAGGAGTCACAACGGCGTAAGGTATCGGTACATACCCAGCTGGTGTAA
- the thyA gene encoding thymidylate synthase, producing MKAYLELMQHILDHGEHKEDRTGTGTLSVFGYQMRFNLADGFPLVTTKKCHLRSIIHELLWFLNGDTNIAYLKDNGVSIWDEWASDDGDLGPVYGKQWRSWEAADGRVIDQISQALETIKTNPDSRRIIVSAWNVGEIDQMALAPCHALFQFYVANGRLSCQLYQRSCDVFLGLPFNIASYALLTMMMAQQAGLAPGDFVWTGGDVHLYSNHLEQARLQLGREPKALPTMRLARRPNSLFEYVYEDFILEDYHPHPHIKAPVAI from the coding sequence ATGAAAGCCTATCTCGAGCTGATGCAACACATTCTTGATCACGGTGAGCACAAGGAAGACAGGACCGGCACCGGTACCCTGTCGGTGTTCGGCTACCAGATGCGCTTTAACCTGGCGGACGGCTTTCCGCTGGTCACCACCAAGAAATGCCACCTCAGATCCATCATTCACGAGCTGCTGTGGTTTCTGAACGGCGACACCAATATCGCCTACCTCAAGGATAACGGTGTCAGCATCTGGGACGAGTGGGCCAGTGACGATGGCGATCTGGGGCCAGTTTACGGCAAGCAGTGGCGCAGCTGGGAAGCGGCCGATGGTCGGGTGATCGATCAGATCAGCCAGGCCCTGGAGACCATTAAAACCAACCCGGACAGCCGACGCATTATCGTGTCGGCCTGGAACGTGGGTGAAATCGACCAAATGGCACTGGCGCCCTGCCATGCCCTGTTTCAGTTTTACGTGGCCAATGGCCGGTTGTCCTGCCAGCTCTATCAGCGCAGCTGTGATGTTTTCCTTGGCCTGCCCTTCAATATTGCCAGTTACGCCCTGCTCACCATGATGATGGCTCAGCAGGCGGGCTTGGCGCCTGGGGACTTCGTCTGGACCGGCGGCGATGTGCACCTGTACAGCAATCACCTGGAGCAGGCCCGGCTGCAACTGGGGCGTGAACCGAAAGCCTTGCCCACCATGCGGCTGGCACGCCGCCCGAACTCCCTGTTTGAGTATGTATATGAGGATTTTATTCTGGAAGACTACCATCCTCACCCCCATATCAAGGCACCGGTGGCCATTTGA
- the lgt gene encoding prolipoprotein diacylglyceryl transferase has protein sequence MSDSHWVFPGFDPIAVQLGPLAVHWYGLMYLLGFVFAWWLGNRRAAQPGSGWTKDQVSDVLFYGFLGVIVGGRLGYVLFYQFDTFLADPLYLIKIWSGGMSFHGGLLGVLTAFWLFGRKHNKTFFAVADFIAPLIPFGLGAGRLGNFINGELWGRVTDVPWGVIFPAAGALPRHPSQLYQFALEGVLLLLILNLAWRVRPPRGVISGLFLLCYGLFRFVVEFVRQPDAQLGLYLDLFSMGQLLSLPMMIGGALMLWAACRRPHWFGNGAKTA, from the coding sequence ATGTCTGATTCTCACTGGGTGTTTCCCGGCTTTGATCCCATTGCCGTGCAGCTGGGGCCGCTGGCGGTGCACTGGTACGGGCTGATGTATCTGCTGGGTTTTGTGTTTGCCTGGTGGCTGGGCAATCGCCGGGCGGCACAACCGGGCTCCGGCTGGACCAAGGATCAGGTCTCCGATGTGCTGTTCTACGGTTTCCTCGGGGTTATTGTCGGTGGCCGGCTCGGCTATGTACTGTTCTACCAGTTCGACACCTTTCTTGCCGATCCGCTTTACCTCATCAAGATTTGGTCCGGCGGCATGTCGTTTCACGGCGGCCTGCTGGGTGTGCTCACCGCCTTCTGGTTGTTTGGCCGCAAGCACAACAAGACCTTCTTTGCGGTCGCCGACTTTATTGCGCCGCTTATTCCCTTTGGCTTGGGCGCCGGGCGTCTTGGCAACTTCATTAACGGCGAGCTCTGGGGCCGAGTGACCGATGTACCCTGGGGCGTGATTTTTCCCGCCGCCGGCGCCTTGCCCCGGCATCCGTCCCAGCTGTATCAATTCGCCCTGGAAGGGGTGCTGCTGCTGCTGATTCTCAACCTGGCCTGGCGCGTCCGGCCGCCCCGGGGCGTGATCTCCGGGTTGTTTTTGCTGTGCTACGGCCTGTTCCGCTTTGTGGTGGAGTTTGTACGCCAGCCGGATGCCCAGCTGGGCCTTTACCTGGACCTGTTCAGCATGGGCCAGCTGTTGTCGTTGCCGATGATGATCGGCGGCGCCTTGATGTTATGGGCGGCCTGTCGTCGTCCCCATTGGTTTGGTAACGGAGCAAAGACCGCATGA